A region of the Caballeronia sp. TF1N1 genome:
CTCGTGCTGCTCGACATCTGGATGCCCGACACCGACGGCGTAACGCTGCTGAAGGAGTGGGCCGCGCAGGGCAAGCTCACGATGCCGGTCATCATGATGTCGGGGCACGCGACCATCGACACGGCCGTCGAAGCGACGAAGATCGGCGCGCTCAATTTTCTCGAGAAGCCGATCGCGTTGCAGAAACTGCTTAAGGCGGTCGAGCAGGGTCTGGCGCATGGAAGCGCGGCGCCCGCGGTCGTGTCATCGACCAAGCCGCTGACGAGCGCGGGGGCATCCGGCGTGCCGGTGGCCGCTGCGCTGCCGAGCGCGTCGGCGTTGAACGCCACACCCGGCGACGTGGCTTCGGGTGGGGCATCGCCGAACGCGGGACAGACGGCATCGATCTCGTTCGATATTCCCTTGCGCGACGC
Encoded here:
- the esaR gene encoding response regulator transcription factor EsaR gives rise to the protein MATILVVDDEMGIRELLSEILSDEGHVVDVAENAQHARDYRLQQTPDLVLLDIWMPDTDGVTLLKEWAAQGKLTMPVIMMSGHATIDTAVEATKIGALNFLEKPIALQKLLKAVEQGLAHGSAAPAVVSSTKPLTSAGASGVPVAAALPSASALNATPGDVASGGASPNAGQTASISFDIPLRDARDAFERAYFEYHLARENGSMTRVAEKTGLERTHLYRKLKQLGVDLGKNKNDV